Genomic segment of Syntrophomonadaceae bacterium:
GTCGGCAGTAAAGTCTGTATCAAAAACCTTGTCGAACCCGAGCATCTTTAGGGCCGACACCATCTGGCCGGTAACAATGCTGCCGGGGGCCATGCCAAACTCCTCACCCAGGGATACCCTGGTAGCCGGAGCTGTCTGGACAATTACATGTTTTTTAGGGTCCGCCAAGGCAGCCCACACCCGCTCGGTTTCGTCTTTTTCATGCAGGGCTGCAGTTGGGCAGACCAGGGTGCACTGGCCGCAGAAAACACAAGCGACTTCGGCCATGGGGCGATGGAATGCCGGAGCGACAGTGGTGTCGAAACCCCGTTCTTGCGGGGCGATAGCCTGAACTGTTTGTACTTTATCGCATACTGCCACACAGCGGCGGCACAGAATACATTTTTCCGGTTCCCTCACAATTGAAGGGGAGGAAAAATCCGCAGCGTAAGGCGGGTTTTCTCCCGCAAAGCGGACTTCCCGGATCCCAAAGGCTTCGGCCAGTTTCTGCAATTCACAGTTTTGGTTTCTAATGCAGGTAAGGCACTCAAAGGGGTGGTTGGATAGAATCAGTTCCAGGGTCAGGCGCCTAGCCTTGCGTACAGCCGGAGTATTGGTGCGAACCTCCATGCCCTTGGCAACCGGCGCTACACAAGCGGCTTGCAGGGCTTTTGCCCCCTTTACTTCCACTACACATATCCGGCAGGCCCCTATGGCGTTAATCTCTTTCAGGTAGCACAGCGTCGGAATCTCAACCCCTGCCTTTTTCGCTGCCTCCAGGATAGTAGCCCCCGCTTCAACTTCAACCGGCTGGTTATCGACTTTTAAAGTTACCAGTTCCATTGCCTGTGTCCCTCCCTTGACCTCTTAATCAGTTACATCACAGCGGAAGCAGCGCATTGCTTCGGCCACCGCCTGTTCTAAGGTGTAGCCCAGTTCAATCTCCAGGAAGCCCTCAGCGTGGCGGACAGGCATTTCCTGGCGCGAAGATTCTTCTTCGATTATTTGCCCGTTGATCTTCCGCTCCACTGCCAGGGGCTCAACTACAACACCATCGCCTCCTAAATATTTGTCGATGGATTGAGCCGCCTTTTTACCCGCCGCTACCGCAGCAATCAGGGTATCCGGGCCAGTGACACAGTCGCCGCCGGAAAAGAGCCCTCTGATGCCGGTTGCCAGGGTTTCGGTATCTACAACCACAGTTCCACCCTTAGTAAGTTCCAGCCCTGCTCCCAGACCGCCAGTTTCCGGGGCCTGACCAATGGCAGCTATAACCACATCAGCCGCGACGGTGAAGTCAGAACCTGCTACCGGCACCGGACGGCGGCGCCCGCTTTTATCGAACTCTCCCAGTTCCATTTTGGTTAAAGTAAGGCCTTTTACTTGTTCACCTTCCCCGACAACCGCCGCTGGTGCAACGAGTAAGTTTAATATTACGCCTTCTTTTTCGAGTTCATGGATTTCTTCCGGCATGGCCGGCATCTCTTCTTTTGTTCTCCGGTAGAAGAGGGACACGTCCTTAGCTCCCAGGCGCAGTGCGCTGCGGGCTGCATCGGCTGCAACGTTCCCGCCCCCAATAACAGCAACCCGCTTGCCGGAAAGATCAGGAGCTTGCCCCAAGTTGACATCCCGCAAGAAAGAAACACCAGATAAGACACCATTCAGGTTTTCCCCAGGTAAACCGAGGGCCTGATTCTTGTGAGCGCCAACTCCTAAAAACACTGCCTGGTATTCTTCCAACAGCCGTGACAGGGGGATATCTGTGCCGATCTTGATACCGGTTTTGATTTCCACTCCCATCTCTTTGATTACCTCGATTTCCTGGTTAAGTACCGCTTTCGGCAATCTGTACTCAGGAATGCCTACCGCCATCATGCCGCCGAGAACCGGCAGAGCTTCAAAAACGGTTACCTGATAACCTTTTCTGGCCAGGTAGAAGGCCGCAGACAAGCCAGCCGGACCTGAGCCAACCACAGCAACTTTGGCCTCCCTGGCTGACCCAACCGCCGGAACTGGCAGTCCGCCGTTTTGCAGCAGATAATCCCCGGCAAACCGCTTCAATGCCCTGATGGCCAGAGGGGTATCCAGCTGGTTGCGGCGGCATTTGCCTTCACATGGGTGATGGCATACCCGGCCACAGACAACCGGGAAGGGGTTTTCCGCCTGGACAGCCTTGTAGGCCTCAGCAAAATTATGGCTCTTGATGAGATCGATATATACCGGCACATCAACTCCTGCCGGGCAGGTGTTCTGGCAGGGAGATTTAAATAAAGTAGCACATACGGAAGCCGGGCAGTGCTTATCCTTGATATGGGCTTCGTACTCATGACGGAAATACCGCAATGTACTGAGCACCGGGTTGGGAGCTGTCTGCCCAAGACCGCAGAGGGCTGAGACCTTGATCCCTTCTGCCAGTTCCACCAGGAGGTCCAGGTCCCCCATTGTTCCCTCGCCATGGGTGATTCTCTTTAATATCTCCAGCATCCGCTTGGTGCCGATCCGGCAGGGAGCACATTTACCGCAGGATTCGTCCTGGACAAACTCCAGGAAGAACTTGGCCAGGTCTACCATGCAGGTATCTTCGTCCATCACGATCAGCCCGCCGGAGCCCATAATTGTTCCCAGTTCCTGCAAGGAATCATAGTCGATGGCTGTATTTAAATATTCTTTAGGAATACATCCTCCCGATGGACCACCGGTTTGAGCGGCTTTGAATCTCTTCCCTTTGGGAATGCCGCCGCCGATGTCGTAAACAATCTGACCCAAAGACATTCCCATCGGGACTTCCACCAGGCCATTGTTATTAACTTTGCCGGCTAAAGCAAACACTTTGGTCCCCTTGCTGTTTGGGGTGCCGATAGCAGCGAACCACTCCCAGCCGTTACGAATGATCTGGGCAATGTTGCCGAAAGTCTCCACGTTGTTAATAACAGTCGGTTTGCCCCACAAACCGGAACTGGCCGGGAAGGGCGGTCTTGGCCTGGGTTCGCCGCGGCGGCCTTCAATGGAAGCCAACAAGGCTGTTTCTTCACCGCAGACAAAAGCTCCGGCCCCTAGTCTTATTTCAATATCAAAACTAAAACCGGTGCCGAATATGTTCTGACCTAACAACCCGTGGCTCCGGGCCTGGTCCAAAGCAATCAACAGGCGATGAACCGCAATCGGATACTCAGCCCTGACATAGACATACCCCTTGCTGGCCCCCACAGCATAACCAGCCAAGGCCATGCCCTCAACTATTGAGTGCGGGTCCCCTTCTAACAGGCTCCGATCCATAAATGCCCCAGGGTCGCCTTCGTCTCCGTTACAGACAACATACTTTTGTTCCCCAGGGGCCTTTGCCGCAAATTCCCATTTTAAGCCTGTCGGGAAGCCGCCGCCCCCCCTGCCCCGGAGGCCGGATTTTTTAATGCAGTCGACCACCTCAAGCGGGGTCATCTCAGTAAGGGCTTTGGCCAAGGCCTGGTAACCATCCCGGGCGATGTACTCCGCAATGGATTCTGGGTCGATCAGACCACAGTTTTGCAGCACCAGGCGTTTCTGGTATTTGAAAAAATCGATTTCTTCCTGGTCAATCACTGCCACCTGATCTTCAGGCTCTTTATACAACAGTCGGTTAAGCACCCGACCTTTGATAAAATGTTCGTCTACCAGATCTTTTACATCTTTAGGCTCAACTTGGCAGTAGAAAGTCCCCTCTGGGTAAACCACCATATTGGGACCAAACTGGCAAAAACCAAAACAACCGGTATCAATGACTTTAATCTCTTTGTCCAGTCCCCTGTTTTTCAGTTCATCGAGCAGGGCATCCCTGGTGGGATGGCTCCCTGATGAAACGCACCCTGTGCCGGTACAAATCAGAACATGGGAACGGTAGAACTCCATTCGGTTTCTCCCCCTTTGCCTAGAGCTTATTAACAACCCACTCGCCTACAACCAATCCGTTAACCACATGTTGAGCAACTATTTGGCGAGCCTTGGCAGCGTCAACATTTCCGTAGGTAACCTTGGGTTGGCCCGGCACGATTACATCCACCAGCGGCTCCTTTACACACAAGCCGATACAGCCGGTCTGGGTAACCGCAACATCACTGATCTTGCGCTTAGCAAGCTCTTCAAGAATTGCTCCAACCACTTCTCTGGCACCGGCAGCAATCCCGCAGGTACCCATACCAACAACAATACGGACACTTTCCTTACTTTCCCGCAGCCTCAGCTGTTCCATAGCCTTCTGTTTAAATTCGTTTAAATCTTCCAGTGATTTCACCTAATCCACCTCCGTTTTGAGGTTCTTTAACCCTGCCTCAATGGTTTCTTTCACCATGATTAAAAATTCCGGGTATTCCAACAGGTGTTCATACCCTCTGGTAGAAAAAACATGCTGCTTGCCGTCACGGCAGTGGCGGTAAGAAAAAACCATCTCCCTGCGCCCCGCAATATGAGCCATTACCGTCCCGGCAATATCCCCCAAAGGTGGTCGATCAATATGGTCTGATCGGAAAGTAGCCAAGACCCTTGTTCCGACACCCACCTGGGAGCTTATTTCCACATTTCCGCCACAGCTTTCAGCCGTCGCCTTTAAAAGGGCTAAACCTAGACCAACTTTGCGTGTTGATCTGGTGGTAACGAAGGGGTCAAAAATCTTATTCAGCAGTTCAGGCTGGATACCCCTGCCGTTATCTTCAACAACGATGGTCAGGAGATTCTGTTGGGTGTCCTCTATTATTTGCAAGCTTACTTGATCCGCTCCCGCCTCTGCCGAATTCTGCAAGAGGTCTAGTACATGCAGTGATAGTTCCTGCATATCACTAACGGTATTTTGCTAAAATATCAGGAATACGCTCCTGTTTCAAGCGGGCGTGGACATCCTTGTTTATCGTCATTACAGGCGATAATCCGCAGGCGCCTAAGCAATAAACCACTTCCAGGGAAAAATTCCCATCTCCGGTGGTATCGCCTGGCTTAATGCCCAGCACTTTTTCCAACCCGGACAACACCTTTGGGGCTCCCCGCACGTAACAGGCAGTTCCCTTACAGACAGATACATTATATTTTCCTTTCGGCTTCAGCGAGAAAAAGGCGTAAAATGTGATTACCCCATAGACCTCACTGATGGGAACTTCCAAAGTTTCCGCCACCTTGACCTGCAGGTCATGGGGCACAAAGCCAATCGTTTCTTGAATTTTGTGCAGAACTGTGATTAGGGCAGCTGGCTGACCAGCATATTGGGAGATAAATGGCTCCAGTTCCTGATACCGCTCCTCCATACACCGGCATCCGTTTGATTCCATGAATCAGGTCCCTCCTTTTGCTGTGTGACTATTGTATTTTTTCAAAACCCTTATCTATACTACCACCACCTCTCTTCCCTCAATTCCAGCCAACGCCAACCGGATTTCCTGCCAGGTTAACTCCTGCAGTCTAAAACACGTTCGCGGCGGCACCAGCGCATCCAGCCAGTGGGCATCAGAAGAAATAACCATCTTTAACCTCTCTGCCTCCGGATGCAGCCTGATAAAGGAGTTCCGCTGGCATTTATGTGATACTTCCAATGCGGCTACCTGTAAGTCTGGCGGAATAAACCCCAGGTTGCCGATCAGACTGTAGCTGGGTCTGTCAATATGGGCCGGAATACATAGGCCGCCCATTTTATTTACCCCTACTGCCACCTCTTCCACCGATAACGAAGTGGAAGTCAGCAACAATCTATCCAAGCTCCCAACCCGCTGGCCAAGGCTATCCAATAACCATTGGGACCCAAACAGCCTTTCGTTATTGTGGACCTGCGGCAGGTGGGCATATATTTTTTCTTGCCATGCCAGCACTAGCTCTGTGTTCTCAAACAGGCAGATCAGGTGAACTTCTTCCTTAGTCTGCACCTCCATGCCTGGCAAAACCAGCACATTGCTGCCATAAGAAGCCTTAACCATGCTTGGTGCATTCCCGGCTGAATTATGGTCTGTCACTGCCAGCAGTTGGATGCCTAAATCCTCGGCCCGGCGAAGGATCTCCTGAGGAGTCATTTCGTCCTCCGCGCAAGGTGACAAGGCTGTATGGACATGCAGATCAGCCCAAAAATCCTGCAGCACCCTATTTCCTCTCATTCAGGCATCTGTAAATCTTACCGGCTGCCTCAAAGGACCTGGCCTTTGTAACCAGCACAGCCAGGTTTTCCTGTTTTGCCTTAACCAGAGTCTCCGGATCCGGCTCTCTTCCCCCGGTAATCACAACTGCAGACAGGTTGAGCAAGCTGGCTACCGCTATCACGTTAGGATGGGTTTGAATTGTAAACCAGATATTCCCTTCCTTGGCATTGGCCATGGCATCACTCAAAAGGTCTGAGCAATAGGCGCCGGTAACCTGCCGCTCCAGGACAATAGGCTCTCCATGCAAGATGGCGTCAAGAACTTCAACTACTTCCCTCAGGATCAACCTTTCTTTCCCCTCCTCCCGCCCAACCGGCTGCAACCTGCCCATAGCCGGGGGCACTTTTTGGGCCAGTTCCACCATCTCCTCGGCCAAGGATCTGACCCGCTCTCTCAGCTTAAAAATGCAGTCGGACTCGAGGGCAAAACCCCTGACGATATCCTCGGCTAAGGCCCGGCAATGGGGTGAACCGCATGAACCACAGTCAAGACCGGGGAGATGCTGTAGAGTTTGTTCCAACAGAGCCATTTTTGAGAGCGCCCGGCCGATATCCCCATCCAGCTGCATTACGGGGCGAGGCTCGATACTTTTATCGATCACAAAATGCCCCCCTGCAATCATTTCGGCCGCTCTTTCTCGTGAAACCAACGAGGGCTTTTGACTGTATTTCTCGGCCATTTTCCTGATCAGCACCCGTGCCATAAAAGGATTTTGCACTACCAGCGGGCCGCCGATGCAGCCACCCACACAGGCCTGAGCCTCAATATAATCGATTTCCCCCATTCCTCCCTTTTCCAATTCCTCCAAAACCGCCACCACACTGTGAATGCCATCCACCGATAAAAGAGACCCGGTTCCAATCGCCAAATTCTCACCGCCTGCCCTGCCCCACCCCATACCTGCCCCCGTTGCCTGGTGCAGGCTTGCATCCGCGTTACTGGACTTGGCATGCTGACGCAATTCCCCATAGAGGGCGGCCATGGTAAAAACCCCATCAACCCAAGTATTATCATCACCTACGGGCTGTTTAACGGCAGTTACTTTAGCTGGGCAGGGGGTGATAAAAAAAGCTCCTATCCTGGATAGCGGAAGGCCCACTTCCCGCATTGCCGCTTCCTTGGCCATTTTGGCAGAAACTTCCATTGGTGCTTTTACCGGAATAACGTGGGATAAAAGGCCAGGAAACCTGACCTGCATCAATCTAACCACCGCTGGACAGGCGGAAGAGATCAGGGGCTTTCTTTCTTTCCTGCGCAAAATTTCATGGCGGATAGCCTGGGTAATCAGCTCAGCGCCTATAGCAACCTCAAAAACCCTGCTAAAACCAATCCGCAACAAGCCTCCAAGGATCATGGCCGGATCTGTTTCTGGTTTAAACTGGCCGAACAAAGCCGGGGCCGGCAAGGCAATGGTATAATCAAATTCCTGCAGCTTTTCCAGGCGATCAGCAACCACGATTTTGGCATGATTGGGACAAATACGGATGCACTCGCCGCAATCTATGCAGCGCTCTTCTATAATCCGGGCTTTGCCGTCCCGCACCCTGATGGCCTCAGTAGGGCATTGCTTGATGCAGTTGGTGCATCCCCTGCATTTTTCGCTGTCCAGAGTTACCGAGTGGAAATAGTGGTTCACGGCCAATCCACCTCCGGCCATTATTCTGCCTTCTCACTTCTGTTAAAGATCACCATTTTAACCAGAGTTCCCTTTCCCATTTCTGTCTCAATAGACAGACAATCAACACATTTCTTAATATTCGGAAGCCCCATGCCGGCGCCAAACCCCATTTCTCTTACCCGCTGAGGCGCCGTTGAGAAACCTTCCTGCATTGCCATATTGATGTCAGGGATTCCAGGCCCTTTGTCTTTAGCCAGCAGTTCAACCTTTTCAGGATAGAACCTGGCCTCCAGAACCCCACCGTGAGTGTGTATCACAATATTCATTTCTGCCTCGTAAGCGGCAATAGCGGCTCTCCTGACAACCGAGGGGAGAAAACCTATTTTTTTCAGCGTCTCTTTGACCCGGCTGGCACCTTCCCCAGCAGTTCTGAAGTCCATGCTTTTGACAGGGATTTCGATAACATATCCATCTGCGGCAGGTTGTTGGTGCATGTTTACCCCCCTCGCAGACCAGCTGCAAAAAGCAGGCCGCAACTGTCAAACAATAATTTTTTGGTGCTTAAAAGAGGGATGCCTTTTTGTCTTGCCAGTTCTACCATCTCTTGATTCGGGTTTTTGCCCCGCACAAAGACAATCCCCTGTGCATCCAATATTTCGGCTGTTCTAATGACCTGGGAATTACACAACCCTGTCAGCATCAAACTTTTTGGCTGGGCGTAAGCAAGGCAGTCACTCATTAAGTCGCAGCCAAAACCGGTATTAACCTCTCTCCCTTCCAGGTTTTCCCCGCAGATCACTTCCGCCTCCAGAATTTTTTGAATCTCGGCTAAATTCACTGCCATATCTCCTTTTTAAATTGGGGACATTCCGCGTTCTGTTGCATTACAGCAGGCATCAACCTGTTATATTTGCCTGACATAAATGGTTTGGCAAAAGGATATTGCAAACGGTGTGTCCCCTTTCCTTTTTAAATTGGGGACATTCCGCGTTCTGTTGCATTACAGCAGGCTTCAACCTGTTATATTTGCCTGACATAAATGATTTGGCAAAAGGATATTGCAAGCGGTGTGTCCCCTTTCCTTAGTGAATGTGAATACTAGCTTATAATAGTCAAAAGACCAAATTAATTCGGCATTTTGGACAATTAGTCCAAAAATTTAGACTTGCGTGATAGATTGTGATAAAAGGCACTAGGCCAGGCCAAAAAAAATTAATCTGAATATTCATTATTATAGATTATTTTAGGCATATACGCTACCTGGTTTTGCTTTTATCAGATCATGAAAAGAATTAATCATTTTATTGCTTTTATCAATGAAGCATATTTGACATGGACGCAGAATATCCTGCTGCGTGCAAAATTTTTTTACAAAAAAATTTTGCTCTTTACGCTAACAGCATGGCGGCCGGCCTTAGCGATTTCTAAGCTGCCGTTACAATAACCCTTTACTATTATACTCAGCTATCTAAACACCTGGCACCAGACCAAGTTAAGCAATCCTAAAAAAGCTGGGAGCGAAAGACATACCGGGGAACTGCCGTAAACCGAGGCACCTTCTCAGTCTTTTTCTTTACCAGCCTCTCATCGATATCGATCAGCTCAGCCAGCAAATCTTTTTTTTCCTCATTTTCAGCATCCAACCAGCGATCCAGCAACATGCTGCGCCTTTTTTCCAGTCTTACCAGGTCTTTGTTCATTAGATACACCTCTTTCTTGCCGAAGCGTAAGGTATGTGAACTAATTCACTTTCATCCTGAAAGCACTCTTTCATCCTGAAAAGAATAATATGCAATTATCATGCCAGTTGTTTGCTATTAAAAAAATAAAAAGGACGGCCATTAAATCTAGACTTCTCAAGGAAGTCTGATGCTAACAACTAGCCATCCTTTGGAGAAACCCGCATCCACCGTCCAAATCAACGGATGTATCCATTGCATTGGACATTGGCGATGCGACATGGAAACTGGGAGGACTTTTCATTCCTGCCTGAGCAAATCCAGTCTTTTCATCATTTCATTCAATGTTGTTTTCTTTAAACCTAATAACTGGGCAGCCCTGGACTGAACTCCGCCGACTTCCGCCAGTGCCTGAAGAATTAAATGGCGCTGAAACTGGGCCACTTGCTGCTGGAAGCCACCAACGGACAGGGCTGTACCTTCCGCTCCTATTTTATGGCAATGAAGTTCTCGGGGGAGTTCATCGGGTCGAATCATGTCACCATCGGCAAGGATAACTATTCTTTCGATAATATTTTCCAGCTCCCGGACATTGCCCGGCCAGGAATAATCACACAAAACCTTGACCGCAGCCGGTGAAAGGCATATTTTGGGCCGGCCTATTTTCTGGCAGTATTTTTGCAGGAAGTGTTCAGCCAGCAGAGGCAGATCCCCCTCCCTTTCACGCAAAGGCGGCATCACAATACTGATCACATTTAACCTGTAGAACAGCTCAGGGCGGAAATTTCCCTGGGAGATTGCGGTCTCCAGGTCCCGGTTTGTGGCAGCGAGAACCCGCACATTAATTTTCCTGACCTTGGTCTCTCCTACCCGCAGAAGCTCCTGCTCCTGCAAGACCCTTAAGAGCTTTACCTGCAGGCCGGGACTTATATCGCCGATTTCGTCAAGAAAAATCGTGCCTCCGTCCGCCTCTTCAAATAAGCCCTTCTTTGCCTGAACAGCTCCTGTAAACGAGCCCCGGGCATGGCCAAACAGTTCACTCTCCAGCAGGTTTTCCGGCAGCGCAGCGCAATTTATACTGACATAAGCTTTAGCAGATCGCCCGCTTTTTAGGTGCAGGGTCCTGGCAACCAGTTCCTTCCCGGTACCGTTTTCCCCCCTGATCAAGACTGTGCTGTCTGTATTGGCTACCTTATCGATGATCCGGAAAATTCTCTGCATTGCCTGGCTAGTGCCGATGATCAAAGGCAGCCCGCCCTTTGAATTTTTTAATTCCTGGCGCAAGCGCCGATTTTCCGCGATCAGGCTTTTATGTTGCAAGGCCTTTTCCACTACAATTTTTATTTCCTCAATTTTAAATGGCTTGGCTAAATAATCAAGAGCCCCTTTCTTCATAGCTTCCACAGCGGTCTCTACCGTAGAGTACCCAGTAATCATGACGACGGCTAGTTCCGGATCCTCTTCTTTAGCCCGCTCCAAAAGCTGAAGCCCATTCATCTCCGGCATCATCAGGTCAGTCAGCAAAAGGTCGTAGCTGTCGAGTTTCAGCATTTCCAGGGCCTGCTTAGGAGAATTGGCACCATCTGCCCGATACCCCTGCCGGATTAAAATATCGACCAGGAACTGGCACACTTTTGCCTCGTCATCCACAACCAGGATTCTATCCACTCGTTTCACCCCCTAATCTGTTGCGGGCAAGGTCACAAAGAAACTGCTCCCTTTGCCGTATTCAGTTAATACCTCAATTATGCCTTCGTACTTTTTTATAATGCCGTAACTGACAGAAAGCCCCAGTCCGGTGCCCTCACCCAGCTCTTTGGTGGAAAAGAATGGGTCAAAAATCTGCTGAATATATTCTTCTTTGATCCCGCAGCCTGAATCAGTGAATTCAACCTGTACCCCCTGGGATCGGCGGTATTCTACCGCACGGGTAGAGACACGCAGGCTTCCACCTTCGGGCATGGCATGACAGGCATTGAGAATAATATTAAGAAAAACCTGCCCCAGTTCATACGGATTAACCAGGACTTCGGGAAGATCCGGAACAAGGAATTTCTCCAAGTCAATTTCTATTTTCTGCAGCTGGTTAGCCACAAGGGTCAAGGTATGATTGACTACTTCATTGATATTGCAGGTCGCCAGCTCCTGGGAGCGCGGCCGGGCAAAATTCAAAAGATCCCGGACAATTACCGCAATCCGGTCAACCTCCTCGGTGATCACTTTGGCCCACCCTGCTTTTTGGGCATCTTGCGCCATCTCTTTATTTAGCAGTTCAGCATAGCCGGAAATTAATGTGAGCGGATTATTAATTTCATGGGCAATGCCTGCGGCCAACCGGCCGATAGAAGCAAGCCGGCTTGCCTCGATTAACTGCATTTCCAGCTTCTTTTTCTCGGTGATATCTTCAAATATTAATACTGCACCGTAAACACCAATTTTTTCATCCCGCAAAGGATACCCCTTGATATTAACTACCAGAGTTTTTTCTAACAACCGCAGTCTGAGTCCCTCTAGAGGAGTGGGCTGACCCTGGTCTAAGACCCGGCTTAAAAGCTGGCTTACCTCCCTGACATCAAGATGGGGAATAGCTTGAAACAAAGCTCTCCCAACAACTTCTACGGCTAAGCGGTCGGTCACCTGCCGCCGGCTGTCATTAAAAGTTGTAATAATTCCCTGACGGTTAATGACAATGATCCCCTCAACAATGCTCTCAACAATATTCTTGTTATAGTCTTTCAGATACACCAGTTCCCGGTTGCTCTTTTCCAGCTGGCTGACCAGGTAAGGGAGGCACATGCGATTTTCTGCCAGCCCCTGAAACACCGCCACCGCTTTTTCCCTGCAGGTGTTATAACCGCAAGCGCCGCAGTTAAGCTCATCTTCCGGCCTTAATTTGTCCAGTTCTTGCAATACTTCCCTCACCTGCTGTTCTGTTGGAACAGGCCGGGGTAAGCGATGGTTCGCAAAGCTCCGACCAAGATTAAACTCAGCCCTGGGGAGAGTTGATTGCCCAACAGCTTCTTCACCTAGCTGTCGCCAGTAATCGGCGATGACTTTCTGTCTGGTGTAGTGTGGGAGGTGTGTCTCCATTAAGGGACCGGCAATGCA
This window contains:
- a CDS encoding PAS domain-containing protein yields the protein MGVVSTLEGRCRKCYSCVRHCPAKAIKVENDQARIIPELCIACGHCVTVCSQKAKYFHREIDQVKGFLAGGQAVACLAPAFIAEFYPHALSLVSALKLMGFGEVHEVAFGASLVTGAYQELLASSGQRGFISSTCPAVINLVQKHYPDLLNRLAPVVSPMIATGRWIKNHHGRHPKVVFIGPCVAKKEEARDPNVTGAVDAVLTFRELRLMLAEYGLELAKIAPSRVDNPLPGMGQIYPLPGGLLKSAALSADILSNEIVGLSGKHACLEYLEGLKAGCYRPQFVDMLFCDGCIAGPLMETHLPHYTRQKVIADYWRQLGEEAVGQSTLPRAEFNLGRSFANHRLPRPVPTEQQVREVLQELDKLRPEDELNCGACGYNTCREKAVAVFQGLAENRMCLPYLVSQLEKSNRELVYLKDYNKNIVESIVEGIIVINRQGIITTFNDSRRQVTDRLAVEVVGRALFQAIPHLDVREVSQLLSRVLDQGQPTPLEGLRLRLLEKTLVVNIKGYPLRDEKIGVYGAVLIFEDITEKKKLEMQLIEASRLASIGRLAAGIAHEINNPLTLISGYAELLNKEMAQDAQKAGWAKVITEEVDRIAVIVRDLLNFARPRSQELATCNINEVVNHTLTLVANQLQKIEIDLEKFLVPDLPEVLVNPYELGQVFLNIILNACHAMPEGGSLRVSTRAVEYRRSQGVQVEFTDSGCGIKEEYIQQIFDPFFSTKELGEGTGLGLSVSYGIIKKYEGIIEVLTEYGKGSSFFVTLPATD
- a CDS encoding sigma-54-dependent Fis family transcriptional regulator, whose amino-acid sequence is MDRILVVDDEAKVCQFLVDILIRQGYRADGANSPKQALEMLKLDSYDLLLTDLMMPEMNGLQLLERAKEEDPELAVVMITGYSTVETAVEAMKKGALDYLAKPFKIEEIKIVVEKALQHKSLIAENRRLRQELKNSKGGLPLIIGTSQAMQRIFRIIDKVANTDSTVLIRGENGTGKELVARTLHLKSGRSAKAYVSINCAALPENLLESELFGHARGSFTGAVQAKKGLFEEADGGTIFLDEIGDISPGLQVKLLRVLQEQELLRVGETKVRKINVRVLAATNRDLETAISQGNFRPELFYRLNVISIVMPPLREREGDLPLLAEHFLQKYCQKIGRPKICLSPAAVKVLCDYSWPGNVRELENIIERIVILADGDMIRPDELPRELHCHKIGAEGTALSVGGFQQQVAQFQRHLILQALAEVGGVQSRAAQLLGLKKTTLNEMMKRLDLLRQE